One region of Bacteroidota bacterium genomic DNA includes:
- a CDS encoding ABC transporter ATP-binding protein, with the protein MIEIKNITKSFGSKQVLRGVDMNIESGKTLVIIGRSGCGKSVMLKHIVGLLRPDSGDIIFEGKSMNAMKEKDIYAMRKEIGFLFQGAALFDSMDVGQNVGLALKENDRLSDKETDKIVAEKLEMVGLPGIERMKPSDLSGGMKKRVSLARAISTNPKYILYDEPTTGLDPVMSDQIDDLIKELSGKLNITSIVVTHDIFSVYDVADHVAMMHEGKTYFFGTPKELVETDDKIIREFLARTDKEAHEALERIEEEEKEKHEKLTGKK; encoded by the coding sequence ATGATTGAAATAAAAAATATAACAAAGAGTTTTGGTTCCAAGCAGGTTTTGAGAGGCGTGGATATGAATATCGAGTCTGGCAAAACACTTGTAATTATAGGTCGAAGCGGCTGCGGAAAATCTGTGATGCTTAAGCACATCGTGGGACTGCTGAGACCGGACTCGGGTGACATAATTTTTGAAGGTAAGAGCATGAATGCCATGAAGGAAAAAGATATCTATGCAATGAGGAAGGAGATAGGATTTCTGTTTCAGGGCGCTGCGCTGTTTGACTCAATGGACGTCGGGCAGAACGTAGGGCTTGCGCTGAAAGAAAATGACAGACTCTCCGATAAAGAGACCGATAAAATTGTTGCAGAAAAACTTGAGATGGTGGGACTGCCGGGCATTGAAAGAATGAAGCCCTCGGACCTCTCGGGCGGGATGAAGAAACGCGTATCGCTTGCAAGAGCTATAAGCACGAACCCTAAATACATTTTGTATGATGAGCCGACTACGGGACTTGACCCCGTAATGAGTGACCAGATTGACGACCTTATAAAGGAGTTATCGGGCAAGCTGAATATTACATCAATTGTTGTAACGCATGATATATTTAGCGTTTACGATGTTGCCGATCACGTTGCTATGATGCATGAAGGGAAGACGTATTTCTTCGGTACTCCGAAGGAGCTTGTAGAGACGGACGATAAAATAATACGGGAATTTTTAGCAAGAACCGATAAAGAGGCGCATGAAGCGCTTGAAAGAATCGAAGAAGAAGAGAAAGAAAAGCATGAAAAACTGACAGGCAAAAAATAA
- a CDS encoding T9SS type A sorting domain-containing protein → MRKSTTHLMSICIIGILCILFQSNVFAQLTGGNVYPINGTENAPSSFQSLKTAITYLSANGVNGSGQVVLEFQAPYDPAADTVPSASITIPNITGTSASLGVTFRPGTGFSTKISISIAAAGSIILNGAKYITFDGRQGGSGATGLTLQNGTNVATALTSTVQLINDAQFNTFTYLTFANAATNSSSATATVLFGTSTGSTGNSNNTISNNTFGPVGGSLTSCSYHIISSGTAGVLNASNSITNNNITNFVFRAIVITGTGSGDSWVITGNSFYSSIVGTGTQRCVNFLSGSGSGHTISNNFIGGQAANCGGAAYVASAIIAIDLAVGNGAATSVQGNVMKNMANVFTSTGTCFAMMQITAGNLNIGTVAGNVLGSQSDTGSVRINTTSTTASTIFSFGIIVAGGTGTIDIQNNTFGSITLNPIGVASASTFIFRAVDNEATTLTSINISNNKAGGLVTNSMRSSGTGRPVAIQGFVTFSTATVTGDSVRNITNSTTSGSIGGFGFFDGVTGQTYTCRNNAMNNFSALTNTTAISGITAQITAASVISSVAINRNTMTNFTSTGNANVGGIIITNGSQTGSSLNGVCDSNSITTFSNSNSGTSAVVYGIQGATSTTTGLDISYNTISGLSTASASTTNTSTSAVFGIGQPSAATNLTITQNNINTLSCTGAAATHVIGVGVFGGGTIARNRIYGLTNANATTAGTVKGIVMRSTGTFNVINNQISITGPTNDIGVYGIENNSAATQINAYYNTVHIGGTATGTNNTTAFFRNGAAVNTIVDLKDNIFSNIRTGGTGQHVCVINNSTTPATGWDSTSGKNNNNFFVIPVGATNVGIWNGSNLTFSTWKSTVNADILSISANNTAGTTDASNINIGNFYTNSVGNLNILISNIESWFTKGRGTQIASVNNDFNSNPRSTSVAGGAPCIGSHEYTPLTAPPTASASGAPALNTTTTYTLGGRTVGSIAWGGTGTVPSSVTFQFYPGANPPNSIGFNVANGYWVVTVPDGSGYSYDIVLNYDPSMIGTVPADTNVMIAKSEDGGTTYNAYLVYGTNAGEYERNSAQHYITLHGLTSFSLFALGDNNAPLPVELASFSSVVDKRKVTLNWSTMTEQNNSGFEIERKAVNANAWSKVGNVAGAGNSNTVKNYSFSENNVATGNYNYRLKQIDNNGNYKYYNLSNEVVIGVPAKFELSQNYPNPFNPTTNINYDLPFDSKVSIKIFDITGKEVYTLVNQVQPAGFNTVKFNASELSSGTYFYMINAEGGNQSFTKTLKMTLVK, encoded by the coding sequence ATGAGAAAAAGTACTACTCATTTAATGAGTATTTGTATTATTGGAATACTATGTATTTTATTCCAATCAAACGTTTTCGCCCAGTTAACAGGCGGTAACGTTTACCCGATCAACGGGACGGAAAATGCTCCCTCATCTTTCCAATCCCTGAAAACAGCAATCACTTATTTATCTGCAAACGGAGTCAACGGTTCCGGACAGGTTGTACTGGAGTTTCAGGCTCCATACGATCCTGCAGCAGATACAGTACCAAGTGCAAGTATAACAATTCCAAATATTACAGGCACTAGCGCATCACTGGGAGTTACATTCAGACCAGGCACAGGATTTTCAACAAAGATATCAATCTCAATCGCAGCCGCAGGTTCAATTATTCTGAACGGAGCGAAGTATATTACTTTCGACGGCAGACAAGGGGGTTCAGGCGCAACGGGTCTTACTCTGCAAAACGGAACTAACGTTGCAACCGCTTTAACATCAACTGTGCAGCTTATAAACGATGCGCAGTTTAATACTTTCACATATCTTACTTTTGCAAATGCTGCTACTAACTCTTCTTCGGCAACTGCAACAGTTTTATTTGGTACATCAACCGGTTCAACAGGTAACTCAAATAATACAATTTCTAATAATACTTTCGGACCCGTAGGCGGTTCTTTAACTTCATGCTCATATCATATTATCAGTTCAGGTACAGCGGGAGTTTTGAACGCTTCAAATTCAATCACCAATAATAATATTACCAATTTTGTATTCAGAGCTATAGTTATTACCGGAACAGGTTCAGGTGATAGCTGGGTGATAACAGGAAACAGTTTCTATAGCTCAATTGTAGGAACAGGAACACAAAGATGTGTAAACTTTTTATCAGGTTCAGGTTCGGGACATACAATATCAAATAACTTCATAGGAGGCCAGGCTGCAAACTGCGGCGGCGCAGCTTATGTTGCCAGTGCAATAATTGCAATAGACTTGGCAGTCGGAAACGGCGCTGCTACATCTGTTCAGGGGAATGTGATGAAAAATATGGCAAATGTTTTTACTTCTACAGGAACTTGTTTTGCCATGATGCAAATTACTGCGGGTAATTTAAATATCGGAACTGTAGCAGGTAACGTACTGGGTTCGCAATCCGATACAGGCAGTGTAAGGATTAATACGACTTCTACTACTGCCTCTACAATATTTTCTTTTGGTATTATAGTAGCCGGAGGAACCGGAACAATTGATATCCAAAATAATACTTTCGGTTCAATTACTTTAAATCCTATCGGAGTAGCATCAGCAAGTACTTTTATCTTCAGAGCTGTTGACAACGAGGCAACAACACTTACATCTATAAACATTTCAAATAATAAAGCAGGGGGATTAGTAACTAACAGTATGAGAAGCTCAGGAACAGGAAGACCTGTTGCAATTCAAGGCTTCGTTACATTTTCCACTGCAACTGTTACAGGTGATTCTGTAAGAAATATTACTAACAGCACAACAAGCGGGTCAATAGGTGGTTTTGGTTTCTTTGACGGAGTGACCGGACAAACTTATACGTGCAGAAATAATGCTATGAACAATTTTTCTGCTTTGACAAATACAACTGCAATATCCGGTATTACAGCTCAGATAACTGCAGCTTCCGTTATTTCCAGTGTAGCTATTAACAGAAATACAATGACTAATTTTACAAGTACAGGTAATGCTAACGTAGGAGGTATAATAATTACTAATGGTTCTCAGACAGGTTCATCGCTAAATGGTGTGTGCGATAGTAACTCTATTACAACTTTTTCAAATTCAAATTCTGGTACATCCGCTGTAGTTTACGGTATTCAGGGCGCGACTTCAACAACTACAGGGCTGGATATCAGTTATAATACAATAAGCGGATTATCAACAGCTTCTGCAAGCACAACCAATACATCTACAAGCGCAGTATTTGGTATCGGACAGCCTTCCGCTGCCACTAACCTTACCATTACGCAAAATAATATCAACACGCTTTCATGTACCGGTGCGGCAGCAACTCATGTTATAGGTGTAGGTGTTTTCGGCGGAGGTACAATTGCAAGGAACAGAATTTACGGTTTAACAAATGCCAACGCAACTACTGCAGGTACTGTAAAAGGAATCGTAATGAGATCTACAGGTACTTTCAATGTTATTAACAACCAGATTTCAATTACAGGACCAACTAACGATATCGGAGTTTACGGAATTGAAAACAACTCTGCAGCAACTCAAATCAATGCTTACTACAACACTGTGCACATCGGCGGAACAGCAACAGGTACAAATAATACAACTGCTTTCTTCCGTAACGGTGCTGCAGTAAACACAATTGTTGATTTAAAAGATAACATTTTCAGCAACATCAGAACAGGCGGTACAGGTCAGCACGTATGCGTTATCAATAACAGCACAACACCTGCAACCGGATGGGATTCAACCTCGGGCAAAAATAACAATAACTTCTTTGTTATTCCTGTGGGAGCAACTAATGTTGGTATATGGAACGGTTCAAACCTTACTTTCTCCACATGGAAATCAACTGTTAACGCAGATATTTTATCCATCTCTGCAAACAACACAGCAGGTACTACCGATGCATCAAATATAAATATCGGAAATTTTTATACAAACTCTGTTGGTAACCTGAACATACTTATTTCGAATATTGAATCATGGTTCACAAAAGGTAGAGGTACACAAATTGCTTCAGTTAATAACGATTTTAATTCAAACCCGCGCAGCACATCAGTAGCGGGTGGGGCGCCTTGTATCGGCTCACATGAATATACTCCGTTAACTGCTCCTCCGACTGCTTCAGCAAGCGGAGCACCGGCTCTTAACACAACAACAACATACACACTTGGCGGCAGAACTGTCGGAAGTATTGCATGGGGTGGAACAGGCACAGTGCCTTCTTCTGTTACATTCCAGTTCTATCCGGGAGCAAATCCTCCTAACTCAATAGGATTCAATGTAGCAAATGGATACTGGGTTGTAACAGTGCCGGACGGTTCAGGTTACTCATATGATATCGTTCTGAATTATGATCCTTCAATGATAGGAACAGTTCCTGCAGATACAAACGTTATGATTGCAAAATCTGAAGACGGCGGAACAACTTACAACGCTTACTTAGTTTACGGTACAAATGCAGGCGAGTACGAACGCAACTCTGCCCAGCATTATATTACTCTTCATGGACTTACAAGCTTCTCTTTATTTGCGCTCGGCGATAACAACGCTCCGCTTCCGGTTGAGCTTGCTTCGTTCAGTTCAGTTGTTGATAAGAGAAAAGTTACATTGAACTGGTCAACTATGACTGAGCAGAATAATTCAGGATTTGAAATCGAAAGAAAAGCTGTTAATGCAAATGCATGGAGTAAAGTCGGTAACGTTGCAGGAGCAGGGAATTCAAACACTGTTAAAAATTATTCATTCAGTGAAAACAATGTTGCTACAGGAAACTATAACTACAGATTGAAGCAGATTGATAACAACGGAAATTATAAATATTACAATTTATCAAATGAAGTTGTCATAGGTGTTCCGGCTAAGTTTGAGTTAAGCCAGAACTATCCTAATCCTTTCAACCCTACAACAAATATTAATTATGACCTGCCGTTCGACAGCAAAGTCTCAATTAAAATATTTGATATAACAGGTAAGGAAGTTTATACACTTGTAAATCAGGTTCAGCCTGCAGGATTTAACACAGTTAAATTCAATGCATCTGAGCTTTCAAGCGGAACATACTTCTACATGATAAACGCTGAAGGCGGAAATCAGTCATTTACCAAGACATTAAAAATGACATTAGTAAAATAA
- a CDS encoding orotate phosphoribosyltransferase, with the protein MNKQDVLEIFKKADAYLEGHFVLTSGYHSPHYFQKSKVFQYPEYNSKFAAGIIEKFKGKKIDVVLSPAVGAIVLGNEVARQLDVRFIFAERENGVMSIRRGFELHEGENVLVVEDIITTGGSVQEVIDMLKNYPVNIVGVGYVIDRQSGANFGVEQHALAEVEVIKFKPDEVPDWLNEIPITKPGSRYLKS; encoded by the coding sequence ATGAACAAACAAGACGTTCTTGAAATATTCAAAAAAGCTGATGCATATCTTGAAGGTCACTTTGTGCTTACATCAGGATATCACTCTCCCCATTACTTTCAGAAGTCAAAAGTTTTTCAGTATCCTGAATACAACTCGAAGTTCGCTGCAGGTATTATAGAAAAGTTTAAAGGTAAGAAAATAGATGTGGTTCTCTCCCCTGCCGTGGGAGCGATAGTACTTGGTAATGAAGTCGCGCGACAATTAGATGTAAGATTTATTTTTGCCGAGAGAGAGAATGGAGTAATGAGTATCCGCAGAGGATTTGAACTTCACGAAGGTGAAAATGTGTTAGTAGTAGAAGATATAATTACTACGGGTGGCAGCGTGCAGGAAGTTATAGACATGCTTAAAAATTATCCTGTGAATATTGTCGGCGTGGGTTATGTTATTGACAGGCAGAGTGGAGCTAACTTCGGAGTCGAGCAGCATGCGCTTGCAGAAGTTGAAGTTATAAAATTCAAACCTGATGAAGTCCCTGACTGGCTGAATGAAATTCCGATCACGAAGCCCGGCAGCCGTTATTTAAAATCATAA
- the pta gene encoding phosphate acetyltransferase: protein MDLYKQLETKAKKEKRTIIFPESYDARVLDAVKYILQKKLAKVILIRTDEKIKIEDNQHLDIIDLDFYKQYLQGYYGSRKLKQKDMTVEQAEKELNSPLAFANMLLKNNFADGIIAGSVYTTGDVLRNAIRIIGLKENNKTVSSFFLFTFPKESIHRNRTLAYADCGVLPNPTAEQLSDIAIQTSENYEKLTGITARTAFLSFSTKGSAKDDSLNKVIEALNITKQRRPDLICDGELQFDAAFVPNVAKRKNPDGAIQGDANVFIFPDLNSGNIAYKITERLAGASATGPIVQGLAKPVMDLSRGCNANDIINMTRIISNF, encoded by the coding sequence ATGGATTTATACAAACAACTCGAAACTAAAGCCAAGAAAGAAAAGCGGACTATAATTTTTCCGGAATCATACGATGCACGCGTACTTGATGCAGTGAAATATATTTTACAGAAGAAGCTTGCAAAAGTAATTCTTATCCGCACCGATGAAAAAATAAAGATTGAAGACAACCAGCATCTAGATATAATTGATTTAGATTTTTATAAACAATATCTGCAGGGTTATTACGGCTCGCGAAAACTGAAACAAAAAGATATGACAGTGGAGCAGGCAGAGAAGGAATTGAACTCCCCTCTTGCATTTGCAAACATGTTACTCAAAAATAATTTTGCCGACGGAATAATTGCTGGGAGTGTTTATACAACGGGTGATGTATTACGAAATGCAATTCGCATTATAGGATTAAAAGAAAACAATAAAACCGTTTCATCGTTCTTTCTGTTTACATTTCCAAAAGAAAGTATTCACAGGAACAGAACTCTTGCCTATGCAGATTGCGGCGTGCTGCCAAATCCCACTGCAGAACAATTATCGGATATTGCAATACAGACATCTGAAAATTACGAGAAACTTACAGGTATTACGGCACGGACTGCCTTTCTTTCTTTCTCAACTAAAGGAAGCGCAAAGGATGATTCCTTAAATAAAGTTATTGAAGCGTTAAATATTACCAAACAAAGAAGACCTGATTTGATATGCGACGGCGAGCTTCAATTCGATGCTGCGTTCGTTCCGAATGTCGCTAAAAGAAAAAATCCCGACGGAGCGATACAAGGTGATGCGAACGTTTTTATATTCCCTGACTTAAATTCAGGCAACATTGCTTATAAAATTACAGAACGTCTTGCAGGAGCATCTGCTACGGGACCAATTGTACAGGGACTTGCAAAACCCGTGATGGATCTATCCCGCGGATGTAATGCAAATGATATAATTAATATGACAAGGATAATCTCTAATTTTTAA
- the mnmA gene encoding tRNA 2-thiouridine(34) synthase MnmA: MNTNNNINKTVVVAMSGGVDSSVAAALLKDEGYNLIGITMKTWGFDDIPEKDSGCCSLETIYSAKNVAYNLGFEHYTLDFTEKFNDTVIENFISEYIKGHTPNPCVLCNKTIKWGALLEKAESLGADYIATGHYAKIIHNEQTGRYNIGVSGDRMKDQSYALWRVSQHALSKTLFPIGKYEKTEIREIAAGLNLKSANTPDSQEICFVPDDDYRKLIEIRLPDFVKNINHGDIIYKDKKVGSHSGYINYTIGQRRGLNLALGHPIYVTKIDAENNVIVVDDVDGLNNTAFITNEINLMTVDKLTEPTKALVKIRYKDKGSMATLYQENDDEIKIVFDEKQKAITPGQSAVFYDGDNVIGGGIIQNILY, from the coding sequence ATGAATACAAATAACAACATTAATAAGACCGTAGTAGTTGCAATGAGCGGCGGAGTTGACTCTTCCGTAGCGGCTGCACTATTAAAAGATGAGGGATACAATTTAATAGGTATCACCATGAAAACATGGGGCTTCGATGATATCCCCGAAAAAGATTCAGGATGCTGCTCACTTGAAACTATTTACTCCGCTAAGAACGTTGCCTATAATCTTGGCTTTGAGCATTATACTCTTGATTTCACAGAAAAGTTCAATGATACTGTAATTGAAAATTTTATCTCTGAATATATTAAAGGGCATACTCCAAACCCCTGCGTCCTTTGCAATAAAACAATTAAGTGGGGGGCTTTACTTGAGAAGGCAGAATCACTCGGCGCAGATTATATTGCCACGGGACATTATGCAAAAATTATTCATAACGAACAGACCGGAAGATATAATATAGGAGTTTCAGGCGACAGAATGAAAGACCAGTCATATGCATTATGGAGAGTCTCCCAGCATGCATTAAGCAAAACACTATTCCCTATAGGCAAATATGAAAAGACAGAGATTAGAGAGATTGCAGCAGGACTGAATTTAAAATCAGCTAACACACCTGACTCGCAGGAAATTTGTTTTGTCCCCGATGATGACTATCGTAAACTCATTGAGATACGCTTGCCTGATTTTGTGAAGAACATCAATCATGGAGATATAATTTACAAAGATAAAAAAGTCGGCAGCCACTCAGGCTATATAAATTATACTATTGGACAAAGACGCGGACTTAACCTTGCTCTCGGTCATCCAATTTATGTTACCAAAATTGATGCTGAAAATAATGTGATAGTTGTTGACGATGTTGACGGATTGAACAACACTGCTTTCATTACCAATGAAATTAACTTGATGACGGTTGACAAATTAACTGAACCGACGAAGGCATTGGTGAAAATAAGATACAAGGATAAAGGCAGCATGGCTACATTGTATCAGGAAAATGATGACGAAATTAAAATTGTTTTTGATGAGAAGCAGAAGGCAATCACTCCCGGGCAATCGGCTGTTTTTTACGACGGAGATAACGTCATCGGCGGCGGAATAATACAAAATATATTATACTAA
- a CDS encoding DEAD/DEAH box helicase: protein METLKFEELSLSKETQKAVAEMGFEEATPIQSAAIPFILAGRDVIGQAQTGTGKTASFGIPIAEFIDAASKKVQALVLCPTRELAIQVAEEISQLIKYKKGIHIVPIYGGQSIDRQIRTLKAGVQIIIATPGRMIDHINRKTVNLDDVKMVVLDEADEMLNMGFRDDIEEILKSVPAEGRQTVFFSATMPPPIMQLTKKYQTNPEIVKVVHKELTVPNIDQFFFELRPGMKLEVLTRLLDIHDPVLSLVFCNTKRAVDDLVSHLQARGYAAEGLHGDLKQLFRDRVMAKFRAGKIEILVATDVAARGIDVDDIDAVFNYDMPQDEEYYVHRIGRTARAGRKGQAFTFVNGKEFYKLRDIERYTKTKIVKKEIPTISDVKEIRETQLMTELKESILKARENSVKVKPIIERLLEEDFDTMDIALGLMHQILSAVPELPKQEEFKPERYDRDDRGGDRGRGGDRGRGNDRGRGRDDRGGDKKGKWGDKKKFGDRDNRGSRDSGGNRDRDDRGNRDGYNKSSFDKGRGRDGDRGRGGDRDGGRSYNDPNMVRLFLNGGKKDNIQPKDIVGAIAGETTVPAKAIGEISMLDSFSFVEVDKKYSRDVVEQMKDKRIKGVTVNLEVAKPKERR, encoded by the coding sequence ATGGAAACATTGAAATTCGAAGAATTATCCCTTTCTAAAGAAACGCAGAAAGCTGTTGCTGAAATGGGCTTTGAAGAAGCCACTCCGATACAATCGGCAGCCATTCCTTTCATATTAGCAGGAAGAGATGTAATTGGTCAGGCGCAGACCGGAACAGGCAAAACAGCATCATTCGGAATTCCGATCGCGGAATTTATAGATGCAGCCTCAAAAAAAGTGCAGGCATTGGTTCTATGTCCGACAAGAGAATTAGCAATACAGGTCGCAGAGGAAATCTCTCAGCTTATCAAATACAAAAAAGGCATACACATCGTACCAATATACGGCGGTCAGTCTATCGATAGGCAGATAAGAACTTTAAAAGCCGGAGTGCAGATTATCATCGCAACTCCCGGTAGAATGATTGACCACATAAACAGAAAAACTGTTAACCTTGATGACGTTAAAATGGTAGTTCTTGACGAAGCAGATGAAATGCTTAATATGGGATTCAGAGACGACATCGAAGAAATTTTAAAATCGGTTCCGGCAGAAGGAAGGCAGACAGTATTTTTCTCTGCAACGATGCCTCCGCCGATAATGCAGCTGACAAAAAAATATCAGACAAATCCTGAAATAGTGAAAGTAGTTCATAAAGAGTTAACTGTGCCGAATATCGACCAGTTCTTTTTTGAGCTCCGTCCGGGAATGAAACTTGAAGTGCTTACACGCCTTCTTGATATTCATGACCCTGTGCTTTCATTGGTATTCTGTAATACGAAAAGAGCAGTTGACGATTTGGTTTCTCACTTACAGGCAAGAGGCTATGCAGCCGAAGGCTTACACGGTGACCTGAAACAATTATTCAGAGACAGAGTTATGGCTAAGTTCAGAGCAGGTAAAATTGAAATCCTTGTTGCGACTGACGTAGCAGCAAGAGGTATCGATGTAGATGACATTGATGCAGTATTCAATTACGATATGCCGCAGGATGAAGAATACTACGTTCACAGAATCGGAAGAACTGCCCGCGCAGGACGCAAGGGACAGGCATTCACATTTGTTAACGGAAAAGAATTCTACAAGCTAAGAGATATCGAAAGATATACAAAAACAAAAATTGTTAAAAAAGAAATTCCTACTATATCCGATGTAAAGGAAATAAGAGAAACACAGCTTATGACAGAACTGAAGGAATCAATCCTTAAAGCAAGAGAGAACTCAGTGAAGGTAAAACCTATCATTGAAAGACTTCTTGAAGAAGATTTTGATACCATGGATATTGCTTTAGGACTTATGCATCAGATATTATCTGCAGTGCCTGAGCTACCTAAACAGGAAGAGTTCAAGCCTGAAAGATATGACAGAGACGATAGAGGCGGTGATAGAGGTCGTGGCGGTGACAGAGGTCGCGGTAACGATAGAGGACGCGGACGTGATGACAGAGGCGGCGATAAAAAAGGTAAGTGGGGCGATAAGAAGAAATTCGGAGACAGAGATAACAGAGGCTCAAGAGATTCAGGCGGTAATAGAGACAGAGATGACAGAGGAAACAGAGACGGCTATAACAAGAGCAGCTTTGATAAAGGTCGCGGACGCGACGGCGACAGAGGCCGCGGTGGTGACCGTGATGGTGGAAGAAGCTACAACGACCCAAACATGGTGCGTTTATTTTTAAACGGCGGCAAGAAAGATAACATTCAGCCGAAAGATATCGTTGGAGCAATTGCAGGTGAAACAACAGTGCCGGCAAAAGCAATCGGCGAAATAAGCATGCTGGATAGTTTCAGTTTTGTTGAAGTCGATAAAAAATATTCACGCGATGTTGTTGAGCAGATGAAAGATAAAAGAATCAAAGGCGTAACAGTCAATCTTGAAGTTGCAAAACCCAAAGAAAGACGCTAA
- a CDS encoding sulfurtransferase: MNFHELCAEVKKEIKECTIDDVKKMHADKEDFVLVDTREDNEFAQGKIKGAIHIGRGIIERDIHLHIPDKNKKIVLYCGGGFRSALAAHNLQKMGYTNVISMDGGWRGWNESLGDIE, translated from the coding sequence ATGAACTTTCACGAACTCTGCGCAGAAGTAAAAAAAGAAATCAAAGAATGCACTATCGATGATGTAAAAAAGATGCACGCCGATAAAGAAGACTTTGTATTAGTAGATACAAGAGAAGACAACGAATTTGCCCAGGGCAAAATAAAGGGCGCAATTCACATAGGTAGAGGAATAATCGAACGGGACATTCATCTTCACATTCCTGATAAGAACAAGAAAATTGTCCTCTATTGCGGAGGCGGATTCCGTTCGGCTTTAGCTGCACACAACCTGCAGAAAATGGGATACACAAATGTCATCTCAATGGATGGCGGATGGAGAGGCTGGAACGAATCGCTGGGTGATATAGAATAA
- a CDS encoding type II toxin-antitoxin system VapC family toxin: MEIVCLDTDVLIEHKRAVRKNKKETLLYKLSEKYSIAVTVITVFELLRGDNSDEDKFWQDFFDLIHVLDFDIESCKIASKIDKELTASGNKLDVRDIFIASICIKNNIPLASNNKRHFERIKELNLINNTSK; encoded by the coding sequence TTGGAAATAGTCTGTTTAGATACCGATGTTTTAATTGAGCATAAACGAGCAGTAAGAAAAAATAAAAAAGAAACTCTCCTTTATAAACTTTCCGAAAAATATTCGATAGCAGTTACAGTAATTACCGTATTTGAATTATTACGCGGTGATAATTCAGATGAAGATAAATTCTGGCAGGATTTTTTTGATTTAATACATGTTCTTGATTTTGATATTGAATCTTGTAAGATTGCTTCTAAAATTGATAAAGAGCTTACAGCATCCGGTAATAAATTAGATGTTAGGGATATCTTTATCGCATCAATATGCATTAAGAATAATATTCCTTTAGCTTCCAATAATAAAAGGCACTTTGAAAGAATTAAAGAACTAAATCTTATTAATAATACCTCTAAGTAA
- a CDS encoding glutamate racemase, which translates to MEDKKLQNKLKKRPIGVFDSGIGGLTVAKSLFDILPNEDIIYLGDSARLPYGTKSKETIILYSIECLKFLLRKNVKFIVVACNTASANALPFLQKITKVPVIGVITPGAEAAVNKSKSERIGVIATMSTVQTESYKKEIHKKNKGAKVFSKACSLFVQLAEDGWTDNKIAELVAKEYLHEFTKLNIDTLILGCTHYPILKNTIQKVLGKKILLIDSGEETAKQAKIILTQKNLLNTQKKAGEHRFFVTDFQHKFKDVSERFLGRKLNKVQKIKLN; encoded by the coding sequence TTGGAAGACAAAAAACTACAAAACAAGCTAAAGAAAAGACCGATTGGCGTATTCGATTCCGGTATCGGCGGACTTACGGTTGCAAAATCGCTGTTCGATATCCTGCCGAATGAAGATATAATTTACCTGGGTGACTCTGCCAGACTTCCCTACGGAACGAAATCAAAAGAAACGATTATTTTATATTCGATTGAATGTCTGAAATTCCTGCTCAGGAAAAATGTTAAGTTCATCGTTGTTGCATGCAATACTGCATCAGCCAATGCGCTTCCGTTTTTGCAAAAGATTACGAAGGTGCCGGTCATTGGAGTGATAACTCCAGGCGCAGAAGCTGCCGTGAATAAATCAAAGAGTGAACGAATCGGTGTGATTGCAACAATGAGCACAGTGCAGACTGAATCATACAAAAAAGAAATCCATAAAAAAAATAAAGGCGCGAAGGTTTTTTCAAAGGCATGCTCACTCTTCGTGCAGCTTGCAGAAGACGGATGGACAGATAATAAAATTGCCGAGCTTGTTGCTAAAGAATATTTGCATGAGTTTACTAAGCTGAACATCGATACTTTAATTTTAGGATGCACGCACTACCCTATTCTTAAAAATACTATACAAAAAGTGCTTGGGAAAAAGATTTTACTGATTGACTCAGGTGAAGAGACGGCAAAGCAGGCTAAGATAATTTTAACTCAAAAGAATTTACTGAACACACAGAAAAAAGCAGGCGAGCATAGATTTTTCGTAACTGACTTTCAGCATAAATTTAAAGATGTAAGTGAAAGATTTTTAGGACGGAAGCTGAACAAGGTGCAGAAGATAAAACTGAATTAG